The following proteins come from a genomic window of Desmospora profundinema:
- a CDS encoding histidine phosphatase family protein yields the protein MSNQNHSNRATLITEDDVLPLNTKRIYLVRHAQSYLLGQKISMDPELTAVGIRQAEELKKYFATRDIDLIFTSELIRAKKTGEIVRGSQDHIATKILPELNEYHAANQWREWSDKETIRLIQERIYKPDQKSLGEDLRSFHQRVKKAWEKVLAQPSRNILIVTHNAVIRMLFSIMMGMTEESELPFVIAYPHASISEVRVVDTEADPHLPKQMLVIRYMCQSNHLSKSSITY from the coding sequence TTGTCAAATCAAAATCATTCAAACAGAGCTACTTTGATTACCGAGGACGATGTGTTGCCTTTAAATACGAAACGGATTTATCTGGTTCGTCATGCACAGTCATATCTGCTTGGTCAAAAAATCTCGATGGATCCAGAATTGACGGCCGTAGGAATTCGTCAAGCGGAAGAGTTGAAAAAATATTTTGCTACCCGAGACATCGATCTTATTTTCACATCTGAATTAATTCGAGCGAAAAAAACGGGTGAAATTGTGAGAGGTTCTCAGGATCATATTGCAACGAAAATACTTCCTGAACTAAACGAATATCACGCTGCCAATCAATGGAGGGAATGGAGTGATAAAGAAACCATTCGGCTAATACAAGAAAGAATTTATAAACCGGATCAGAAAAGCTTAGGTGAAGATCTACGAAGTTTCCATCAAAGAGTAAAAAAAGCGTGGGAAAAGGTTTTAGCTCAACCTTCTAGAAATATACTTATTGTTACTCACAATGCTGTGATCCGTATGCTGTTTTCTATTATGATGGGGATGACAGAGGAGAGCGAACTTCCTTTTGTTATTGCTTATCCTCATGCTTCCATTTCTGAAGTGAGAGTGGTAGATACCGAGGCAGACCCTCATTTACCGAAACAAATGTTAGTGATTCGTTACATGTGTCAGAGTAATCATCTCAGCAAAAGCTCAATTACTTATTAA
- a CDS encoding GNAT family N-acetyltransferase, which yields MKAGWLNEPSDNGINADEWNGFVQKVGTPFHSKNFMEALDIGWEGTRYNRHVILGENGISAVIPAYLYETCPRLDYYRHAVSPPLKDPVILSHNFVSYYGYPLAISDMSRKKVIRQFIHNAKMESAIAMMGGIDSRDEKLTADLKSNGFHLGWFHTLMIRDLTGVNKEDPTTALPHKNRHRVRNSLSLARRAGLKVRLADQEEYRQAADLIMDTVIRLGMDPEVLPRKFVHHFIHSKIPGLEVFLTLTPMEEIIGVQVGVHWRTTYYIMFAGHKHPYLNRYKQSHVLYEQLIRRAAFLGCNEIQSGRDPYPIKKQHGFTPVPLFCAVRGENPKQHERALQWLKSIEKRHIEKYGSQF from the coding sequence ATGAAAGCTGGATGGCTTAATGAGCCTTCCGATAATGGGATAAATGCAGATGAATGGAATGGTTTTGTACAAAAAGTAGGGACACCATTTCATTCGAAAAACTTCATGGAAGCATTGGATATAGGATGGGAAGGTACTCGTTATAATCGTCATGTAATTTTGGGGGAAAATGGGATTTCAGCCGTAATTCCCGCATATTTATATGAAACATGTCCTCGTCTGGATTACTACCGCCATGCTGTGAGTCCCCCGTTGAAGGATCCTGTAATCCTTTCACATAATTTTGTTAGTTATTATGGGTATCCGTTGGCAATAAGTGATATGTCGCGCAAGAAAGTCATCCGCCAATTTATTCACAATGCGAAAATGGAATCTGCCATAGCCATGATGGGGGGAATTGACAGCCGTGATGAAAAGCTGACAGCAGACCTTAAATCTAACGGCTTCCATCTTGGGTGGTTTCACACTTTAATGATACGAGATCTAACCGGGGTTAATAAAGAAGATCCGACAACCGCTCTACCACACAAAAACAGACACCGAGTGCGGAACAGTCTATCACTAGCAAGAAGGGCAGGTTTAAAAGTTCGCCTTGCTGACCAGGAGGAGTATCGGCAAGCGGCCGATTTAATCATGGATACCGTTATTCGATTGGGAATGGACCCTGAGGTCCTTCCGAGGAAATTTGTTCACCATTTTATTCATAGTAAGATCCCCGGATTGGAAGTATTTTTAACGTTAACTCCCATGGAGGAGATTATAGGAGTGCAGGTTGGAGTTCATTGGCGTACTACCTATTACATTATGTTTGCAGGTCATAAGCATCCATACCTGAATCGGTATAAACAATCACACGTACTGTACGAACAGTTAATAAGAAGAGCAGCCTTTCTTGGGTGCAACGAAATTCAGTCGGGCCGTGATCCCTATCCTATTAAGAAGCAACATGGTTTTACACCTGTTCCTTTATTTTGTGCTGTCCGGGGAGAGAACCCCAAACAACATGAACGAGCCCTTCAATGGCTAAAGTCCATTGAAAAGAGACATATAGAAAAATACGGATCTCAGTTCTAG